One Papaver somniferum cultivar HN1 chromosome 10, ASM357369v1, whole genome shotgun sequence genomic window carries:
- the LOC113316805 gene encoding uncharacterized protein LOC113316805, with protein MGRSVDVLFYHTFRALGYEDSDLLPSAYTLYGFNGVATSRKGEICLEILAGDLEKKFTLCVIYVESPYNYLIGRPWVHGIKGVASTYHQMIRFSIPSGIGEIRGSSEEAENCNKKYVDIYESKVKRKKERKWKVLEVKKDDELRGIPGKG; from the coding sequence ATGGGAAGATCAGTAGACGTCCTCTTTTACCATACCTTTAGAGCTCTGGGATATGAGGATTCTGACTTGTTACCTTCTGCGTATACGTTGTATGGATTTAATGGAGTGGCGACAAGTCGAAAAGGCGAGATATGCTTGGAAATATTGGCGGGAGATTTGGAAAAAAAGTTTACTCTATGTGTGATATATGTGGAGTCACCATATAATTATCTTATAGGTAGACCATGGGTGCACGGAATAAAAGGAGTTGCGTCCACTTATCACCAAATGATACGGTTCTCAATTCCAAGTGGAATCGGCGAAATACGAGGAAGCAGCGAAGAAGCCGAGAACTGCAACAAGAAATATGTTGATATTTACGAGAGTAAAGTAAAAAGGAAGAAGGAACGGAAGTGGAAGGTACTGGAGGTGAAGAAGGATGACGAACTACGGGGTATACCTGGCAAAGGCTAA